A single genomic interval of Acidovorax sp. 1608163 harbors:
- the fliG gene encoding flagellar motor switch protein FliG codes for MDEQGLNDAAILLMSLGEEEAAEVFKHLSPKEVQKLGETIARMKSVSREKVDSVINRFSDAASAQSLLVSDTGDYVRSVLRRALGDDKASLLIDRILQGGDVSGIESLKWMDPLSVAELLRNEHPQIVAAILVHLDSEQAAAVLMQLTDRQRSEVLLRVATLEGIQPTALKDLNEVLFKVLAGGDKIRKSSLGGVKAAAEIINLLGGNMDAVVLESIRGYDPDLAQKIMDKMFVFEDVLKLDDKAIQTVLKEVASETLIVALKGAVPELREKFLSNMSSRAAEALRDDLESRGPMRLSEVEAQQKEILKTVRRLSDEGQIVIGGGGDDAFV; via the coding sequence ATGGATGAACAAGGTCTCAACGACGCGGCGATTTTGCTGATGTCTCTGGGCGAGGAAGAGGCCGCAGAGGTTTTCAAGCATCTGTCACCCAAAGAGGTGCAGAAGCTGGGCGAAACCATCGCTCGCATGAAGTCGGTCTCGCGCGAAAAAGTGGACAGCGTGATCAACCGTTTTTCGGATGCAGCATCGGCGCAAAGCCTGCTGGTGTCTGACACGGGTGACTATGTGCGTTCTGTGCTGCGGCGTGCGCTGGGCGATGACAAGGCTTCTTTGCTGATCGACCGGATTTTGCAGGGCGGGGATGTCTCGGGCATTGAAAGCCTGAAGTGGATGGACCCTCTTTCGGTGGCGGAATTGCTGCGCAATGAGCACCCCCAGATCGTGGCTGCGATTTTGGTGCATCTGGACTCTGAGCAGGCGGCTGCGGTGCTGATGCAACTGACAGACCGCCAGCGCAGCGAGGTATTGCTGCGCGTTGCGACCCTTGAGGGTATTCAGCCTACGGCCTTGAAGGACCTCAACGAGGTGTTGTTCAAGGTGCTTGCCGGTGGCGACAAGATTCGCAAGAGCTCGCTGGGCGGGGTCAAGGCCGCTGCGGAGATCATCAACTTGCTGGGCGGCAATATGGATGCGGTGGTGCTGGAGTCCATTCGTGGTTACGACCCGGATCTGGCCCAGAAGATCATGGACAAGATGTTCGTGTTCGAAGACGTGCTCAAGCTCGACGACAAGGCAATCCAGACCGTGCTCAAGGAAGTCGCTTCGGAAACGCTCATCGTGGCGCTCAAAGGGGCCGTTCCAGAGTTGCGCGAGAAGTTTCTCTCCAATATGTCTTCGCGCGCTGCAGAGGCCTTGCGCGACGACCTGGAGTCGCGTGGCCCGATGCGGCTGTCCGAGGTGGAAGCGCAGCAAAAGGAAATCCTCAAGACCGTGCGCCGTCTGTCGGACGAAGGTCAGATTGTGATTGGCGGTGGTGGTGATGATGCCTTCGTCTAA
- a CDS encoding flagellar assembly protein FliH codes for MMPSSNQRYYSRFIPSEEVGAVTQWKFGAVDGSDLVEPEPEPEALPEVPVIDEAAQLALVQQACDDAYAQGFAQAQAETALEWQRRMDDYVAQQGQELAQSLHAVTQSLDASLAGIQQKMAQDVLALACDIAREVVRQELSCNPQVLLPVVQEAVGMLLSEGRPAVVRMNPSDMEAVQAPLTSLVGGSGVQWLPDAAIAAGDCQVESGGTVVDATLAKRWDRAVATLGLQSPWQEPSLEGDEHAD; via the coding sequence ATGATGCCTTCGTCTAATCAGCGTTACTACTCCCGCTTCATCCCCAGCGAAGAGGTGGGTGCCGTCACGCAGTGGAAGTTTGGCGCGGTGGATGGCTCTGATTTGGTGGAGCCAGAACCTGAGCCAGAGGCGTTGCCGGAAGTCCCGGTGATTGATGAAGCGGCGCAGTTGGCCCTTGTGCAGCAGGCTTGTGATGACGCTTATGCCCAAGGCTTTGCTCAGGCGCAGGCTGAAACGGCCTTGGAATGGCAGCGCCGCATGGATGACTATGTTGCACAGCAAGGGCAGGAGCTGGCGCAAAGCCTGCATGCTGTGACGCAGTCTTTGGACGCGTCTTTGGCGGGTATCCAGCAAAAGATGGCCCAGGATGTCTTGGCCCTGGCCTGCGATATCGCCCGAGAAGTGGTGCGCCAGGAGCTGTCTTGCAATCCGCAGGTTTTGCTCCCGGTTGTTCAGGAGGCGGTCGGTATGCTGCTGTCTGAAGGGCGGCCCGCCGTGGTGCGCATGAACCCGTCAGACATGGAGGCGGTCCAGGCACCGCTGACTTCATTGGTTGGGGGTTCAGGGGTGCAATGGCTGCCTGATGCAGCGATTGCCGCAGGTGATTGCCAGGTTGAGTCTGGTGGCACGGTCGTAGATGCGACGCTTGCCAAGCGCTGGGATCGCGCTGTGGCTACTTTGGGGCTGCAGTCGCCCTGGCAAGAGCCCTCTTTGGAGGGGGATGAGCATGCCGATTGA
- the fliI gene encoding flagellar protein export ATPase FliI yields the protein MTDARERVAAGTPLETRGTLTRLTGLVLEAAGIRVPVGSQCMVQMPGHAPVLAEVVGFSSDKAFLMPAGDIHGLSSGASVVPAAPYVPTPRLGETARPVPRAGVLRLPMGDGLLGRVVDAQGLPLDHGGPVQDVVAEPMDRRQINAMDRDPVRESLDTGVRAINALLTVGRGQRLGLFAGSGVGKSVLLGMMARYTRADVIVVGLIGERGREVKEFVEDILGEEGRARSVVVAAPADAPPLLRMQGAAYATAVAEHFRDKGKHVLLLMDSLTRYAMAQREIALAIGEPPATKGYPPSCFAKLPQLVERSGNGLHGVGSITAFYTVLSEGDDQQDPIADAARAILDGHIVLSRALAESGHFPAIDIEQSASRVMHNVVSRGHFDLARRFRAVYSRYQKSRDLVQVGAYMSGSDPALDEAIRLQPQMAACLQQDMFDAASMDQSVAAMAAVLDS from the coding sequence ATGACCGACGCACGTGAGCGCGTGGCCGCAGGCACCCCGCTGGAGACGCGTGGAACCCTCACGCGCTTGACGGGGTTGGTGCTGGAGGCTGCCGGTATCCGCGTACCTGTCGGTTCGCAGTGCATGGTTCAGATGCCTGGACATGCGCCGGTGTTGGCTGAGGTGGTGGGTTTCTCGTCTGACAAGGCATTTTTGATGCCTGCTGGAGATATCCATGGTTTGTCCAGTGGGGCGAGTGTTGTGCCTGCTGCGCCCTATGTGCCTACACCGCGCCTGGGCGAGACGGCACGCCCTGTTCCACGAGCCGGGGTGCTGCGGCTGCCCATGGGGGATGGACTTCTGGGCCGCGTGGTGGATGCGCAAGGGCTGCCTTTGGACCATGGTGGGCCTGTGCAAGATGTGGTGGCTGAGCCGATGGACCGCCGTCAGATCAATGCCATGGACCGTGATCCAGTGCGTGAGTCGTTGGACACAGGGGTGCGCGCCATCAATGCATTGCTTACCGTAGGGCGGGGGCAGCGCCTGGGTTTGTTTGCAGGCTCTGGTGTGGGCAAAAGCGTGCTGTTGGGCATGATGGCCCGTTACACCCGTGCCGATGTCATCGTGGTGGGTTTGATTGGCGAGCGGGGCCGCGAGGTCAAGGAGTTCGTCGAAGATATTTTGGGGGAGGAGGGCCGTGCCAGATCGGTGGTGGTGGCTGCCCCTGCCGATGCGCCGCCTCTGCTGCGGATGCAAGGTGCTGCTTACGCCACGGCTGTGGCTGAGCACTTCCGTGACAAGGGCAAGCACGTGTTGCTGCTGATGGACTCGCTGACCCGCTATGCCATGGCCCAGCGTGAAATTGCGTTGGCCATTGGTGAGCCACCGGCGACCAAGGGGTATCCCCCTTCATGCTTTGCCAAATTGCCTCAGTTGGTGGAGCGCAGTGGCAATGGTCTGCATGGTGTGGGGTCGATCACGGCTTTCTACACGGTGTTGTCGGAGGGGGATGACCAGCAGGATCCTATTGCCGATGCGGCGCGGGCGATTTTGGACGGACACATTGTTTTGTCCCGGGCGTTGGCGGAGTCCGGGCATTTCCCTGCCATCGACATTGAGCAATCGGCTTCGCGCGTGATGCACAACGTGGTATCCAGGGGGCACTTTGATTTGGCTCGACGCTTCAGGGCGGTTTACTCGCGCTATCAGAAGAGTCGTGATCTGGTGCAGGTGGGGGCGTACATGAGCGGCTCAGATCCAGCCTTGGATGAAGCGATCCGGTTGCAACCCCAAATGGCCGCATGCCTGCAGCAGGACATGTTTGATGCCGCGTCCATGGATCAGAGCGTTGCAGCCATGGCTGCAGTGCTTGACAGTTAG
- the fliJ gene encoding flagellar export protein FliJ — translation MPALNALMVAVSVAERKRDEARQTLQNVQAAQQAALNQLSQLEGYAQEIQGRWGAKEGATLKPEVMYHHNQFMGRLGHAAGLQSGVVQEQIQRVDAASRQLLAAELRLASLRKVLEARRRDVALQQARREQKQTDERAAIKYHSTANGPVGQES, via the coding sequence ATGCCTGCCCTGAATGCCCTGATGGTGGCCGTGAGCGTTGCGGAGCGCAAGCGCGATGAGGCGCGGCAAACGCTACAGAACGTCCAAGCGGCGCAACAAGCGGCGTTGAACCAGTTGTCGCAACTGGAGGGCTATGCACAGGAGATCCAGGGGCGTTGGGGGGCCAAAGAGGGAGCCACCCTCAAGCCCGAGGTGATGTACCACCACAACCAGTTCATGGGGCGCTTGGGGCATGCTGCGGGCCTTCAGTCAGGGGTGGTGCAGGAGCAGATTCAGCGGGTGGATGCCGCATCTCGGCAGCTTTTGGCGGCTGAGCTGCGTTTGGCCAGTTTGCGAAAGGTGTTAGAGGCGCGTCGCCGTGATGTGGCGTTGCAGCAAGCACGCCGCGAACAAAAGCAAACGGACGAGCGAGCCGCAATCAAGTACCACAGTACTGCCAATGGCCCTGTAGGGCAGGAGAGTTGA
- a CDS encoding flagellar hook-length control protein FliK, with the protein MEQSRITNQQSSQGAHAAVRAKGATKTANDAVQDPAAQGGFMALMAALGDGLPADDATEPADLGAIIDPLSAAAGQMYDPAALSNVQGFLASALGSAAPSASTSGLPGAVGQAGGDGLVGSSRVAWALDPMGDGLVAQTAVLDKLGDVKDGDTAAGLLAQGRPTLVRGTTSFAQRSEALSALAGSLAGKSGGAEPGQSANGAADAATVLSGALASVAPTRESGVVHAVREGLGGRESLGLAGLDSAAVLAELQGSGGAEGWLRDSSDVGATNYGGEGGWGAQALEPDAARSDGGTAVAGGSDGLVPPGAEDALAEQVTYWVNQKTQNAEMTLTRDGQPVEVSVSLSGNEAHVTFRSDQEQTRQMLDGSMAQLSDMLRDQGLILSGASVGTSARDGQSRGGEAQQGADSRTGQAKVVAADSATERKPAGVDGRRALDVFV; encoded by the coding sequence ATGGAACAGTCTCGAATTACCAACCAGCAGTCCTCGCAGGGTGCCCATGCCGCCGTCCGTGCCAAAGGCGCAACCAAGACCGCTAACGACGCTGTGCAGGATCCGGCGGCGCAAGGGGGCTTTATGGCCCTGATGGCTGCATTGGGGGATGGACTGCCTGCCGATGATGCGACAGAGCCAGCGGATCTTGGCGCGATCATCGACCCTTTGTCTGCTGCTGCCGGGCAGATGTATGACCCCGCTGCACTCTCTAACGTACAGGGCTTCTTGGCATCTGCACTGGGAAGTGCTGCTCCCAGTGCCAGTACCAGTGGTTTGCCGGGGGCGGTTGGTCAAGCGGGGGGCGACGGTTTGGTGGGTAGTTCTCGCGTTGCTTGGGCTCTGGATCCCATGGGTGATGGCTTGGTTGCGCAAACCGCTGTGTTAGACAAGCTGGGTGATGTCAAGGACGGCGATACCGCAGCAGGCTTGCTGGCTCAAGGACGCCCCACACTTGTGCGCGGCACCACAAGTTTTGCTCAACGCAGTGAAGCCCTGAGTGCACTGGCGGGTTCCCTGGCCGGGAAGTCGGGAGGGGCAGAGCCAGGTCAATCCGCCAATGGGGCTGCTGATGCTGCGACGGTACTGTCAGGGGCCCTTGCTTCCGTGGCGCCCACGCGTGAGTCCGGCGTTGTGCATGCAGTGCGTGAAGGTTTGGGAGGGCGAGAGTCTTTGGGGCTGGCTGGGCTGGACAGCGCAGCCGTGTTGGCAGAACTACAAGGAAGTGGCGGGGCTGAAGGCTGGCTGCGTGACTCCAGCGATGTAGGCGCGACGAACTATGGAGGTGAAGGGGGCTGGGGCGCGCAGGCTCTGGAGCCAGATGCAGCCCGTTCCGATGGTGGTACGGCAGTTGCCGGGGGCTCGGATGGATTGGTGCCCCCCGGAGCGGAAGATGCGTTGGCCGAGCAGGTCACCTACTGGGTGAATCAGAAAACCCAGAATGCAGAAATGACATTGACGAGGGACGGCCAACCTGTGGAGGTTTCAGTTTCTCTGTCTGGTAACGAGGCCCATGTGACTTTTCGCAGCGACCAGGAGCAAACTCGCCAAATGCTGGACGGCAGCATGGCGCAATTGAGTGACATGCTGCGTGATCAAGGTTTGATCTTGTCGGGTGCCAGTGTGGGGACTTCGGCGCGGGATGGCCAATCGCGGGGGGGCGAGGCCCAGCAAGGGGCAGATTCACGCACGGGCCAAGCGAAGGTTGTTGCGGCGGATAGCGCTACAGAGCGTAAACCAGCCGGGGTGGATGGGCGCCGCGCACTGGATGTATTTGTTTGA
- the fliL gene encoding flagellar basal body-associated protein FliL, whose protein sequence is MSANAPAAPAKEKTKSKKMLVIIIVVVALLVVAGGAAAWFLSSRAHPKDDEAAEEPAPAKEAAKTPPTFLPMDNMVVNLADPGGERFAQIGITLEVVDAKTADQVKQYLPSIRSGILMVVSQRTSGELLQREGKEKLANDILREVSKPLGFSVPVAKKRVVAEGEEEDPEERAARRKADKNPVKRVLFSSFIIQ, encoded by the coding sequence GTGTCTGCCAATGCACCCGCCGCTCCGGCCAAGGAGAAGACCAAAAGCAAGAAGATGCTGGTGATCATCATTGTGGTGGTCGCTTTGCTAGTGGTCGCAGGCGGCGCCGCCGCTTGGTTTCTTTCCAGTCGTGCCCATCCCAAGGATGACGAGGCCGCAGAAGAGCCCGCGCCAGCTAAAGAGGCCGCCAAGACGCCACCAACTTTTTTACCCATGGACAACATGGTGGTGAATTTGGCTGACCCTGGGGGCGAGCGCTTTGCGCAGATTGGCATCACTCTAGAGGTGGTTGATGCCAAAACAGCAGACCAGGTCAAGCAGTACTTGCCTTCGATTCGAAGCGGCATCCTGATGGTGGTGTCGCAGCGAACATCAGGCGAATTGCTCCAGCGCGAAGGCAAGGAGAAGCTGGCCAATGACATTCTTCGAGAAGTGTCCAAACCACTGGGGTTTTCAGTGCCCGTTGCTAAGAAGCGGGTGGTTGCTGAAGGGGAGGAAGAAGATCCCGAAGAGCGCGCTGCGAGGCGCAAGGCCGACAAGAACCCAGTGAAACGGGTACTCTTTTCGAGCTTCATCATTCAGTGA
- the fliM gene encoding flagellar motor switch protein FliM, whose translation MSDSFLSQEEVDALLEGVTGESQKSVEEVAEAGSVRNYDISSQERIVRGRMPTMEIVNERFARNFRIGLFNFIRRSPEISVGTVSVQRYSAFLRELAVPTNFNIVAIRPLRGSGLIVCEPSLVFGIIDTLYGGVGKFQTRIEGRDFSPTEQRVINRLVDVICAEYKKAWHGIYPLELEYQRSEMQPQFANIATPSEIVVSTAFQLEIGDLSGAIHVCMPYATLEPIRDVLYSSTQGDSIEVDRRWVRVLTREIQAAEVTLVAELAKADATVEQLLAMKPGDFIELDREPRIKASIGGVPIFECQYGTHNSKYAIRIEECLRSADMSWLGEKDVN comes from the coding sequence ATGAGTGATTCGTTCCTGTCGCAAGAAGAAGTTGATGCACTTCTTGAGGGGGTCACGGGCGAGAGCCAGAAGTCGGTCGAGGAAGTCGCCGAGGCTGGCTCGGTCCGTAACTATGACATTTCGAGCCAAGAGCGCATCGTACGTGGCCGCATGCCGACGATGGAAATCGTCAATGAACGGTTTGCACGCAATTTTCGTATTGGGCTCTTCAACTTTATCCGCCGCAGCCCAGAGATCTCGGTAGGTACTGTCTCCGTGCAGCGCTACAGCGCGTTCTTGCGCGAACTGGCTGTACCCACGAACTTCAATATTGTGGCCATTCGTCCGTTGCGCGGCAGCGGTTTGATTGTGTGTGAGCCTTCGCTGGTTTTCGGCATCATCGATACCTTGTACGGCGGTGTGGGGAAATTCCAGACCCGTATCGAGGGGCGGGATTTTTCGCCCACGGAACAAAGGGTGATCAATCGCTTGGTGGACGTGATCTGTGCGGAATACAAAAAAGCATGGCACGGTATTTACCCGCTCGAACTGGAGTATCAGCGTTCAGAAATGCAGCCCCAGTTTGCCAATATTGCGACCCCGAGCGAAATCGTGGTGTCTACGGCGTTTCAGTTGGAAATCGGAGACCTGTCCGGCGCGATCCATGTGTGCATGCCCTATGCCACGTTGGAGCCTATCCGTGATGTTTTGTATTCATCGACCCAAGGCGACTCCATTGAGGTAGATCGTCGCTGGGTCCGTGTTTTGACCCGTGAGATCCAGGCCGCTGAAGTGACGCTGGTGGCCGAACTTGCCAAAGCCGATGCCACTGTGGAGCAATTGCTGGCGATGAAGCCAGGTGACTTTATTGAACTGGACCGAGAGCCGCGCATCAAGGCCTCTATTGGTGGGGTTCCCATTTTTGAATGTCAGTACGGAACGCACAATTCTAAATACGCAATTCGCATTGAAGAGTGCTTGCGCAGTGCAGACATGAGCTGGCTTGGAGAAAAAGATGTCAACTGA
- a CDS encoding FliO/MopB family protein, with protein sequence MACLPWLVRWVQQRKGASGVSGAAAASKVLSAVAIGPQQRVVTVEVGPEHARTLLVLGVTAQHVSCLHTIPASSVPLPTVERHISFAQEIAQASALKETDA encoded by the coding sequence ATGGCTTGCTTGCCATGGTTGGTGCGTTGGGTGCAACAACGCAAGGGCGCCTCGGGCGTCTCTGGTGCCGCGGCTGCGTCCAAGGTGCTCTCTGCAGTGGCCATAGGTCCTCAGCAGCGGGTGGTGACAGTGGAGGTGGGGCCTGAACACGCCAGAACACTACTGGTTTTAGGGGTGACTGCGCAGCATGTGAGTTGCTTGCATACCATTCCGGCCTCCTCGGTTCCCCTCCCGACAGTAGAGCGACACATCTCCTTTGCACAGGAAATAGCGCAGGCGTCAGCTTTGAAAGAAACAGATGCGTAG